The genomic stretch CTCAGCTCCTTAGCGGGAGCGTCTTCCCAGGGTCGgcctccccaggaggagggctctGTGGCTCGGCCTGCCTGTTGGGGAGGGGGCGCTGCCCGAGGGAGCTGGGACCGGATCTCTGAGAAGGGCTGGTGTCTCCGCACGGGAGTAAACCCCTCACGATCCCAGTAGGATCGTCCTCTGGCGCCTCCTGTTCTAAGGGAGCCTCCGGGGAAGCCCCGAGACCGGGTTGCCTAAGCCGGCCTTGAGCCAGTGGTCTGGGCCGAATCCGGGTCCAGCCTCGCGGGTCGCACCGCATTGCGTCTCCCGGGCCGAGACGAGCAGAGCGCGCCCCCTGTAGGCCGAGCGCGAGCACGGTGCGGGCTGCTATCTCGGGGACCGGGCTCCCGGGGGACCCAGGCGTCCGGGGGGCCCTAGGTATTTACCTAATCCGGGGCGGACAGCGGCGTGGCCCCAGGCCCGGCACCCCCTGCCCGCCCTCTCGCCTTCACAGGAGGCACAGCCATGGCCACGATGGTGCTTCCTCGGGAGGAGAAGCTGAGCCAGGATGAGATCGTGTTGGGCACCAAGGCCGTCATCCAAGGGCTAGAGACCCTGCGCGGGGAGCATCGTGCCCTTCTCGCTCCCCTGGTCGCTCATGAAGCTAGTGAGGCAGAGCCGGGCTCACAGGAGCGCTGTGTCCTCCTGCGCCGTTCCCTCGAGGCCATcgagctggggctgggggaggcccaGGTAGGCTGGTCCGGGGTGCTGAAGAGGGAGGTCACGGGAGGGATGGAGCCTTCCAGAGGAATCCTGGAAGTGTAGTAACAGAATCTGCATGGAAGGAAGAATCTGTGCCTTGGAGCCTTATGGTAGGATCCGGTAGATATCTATTGAAAAAATGGATGGGTTGAGCCCAGGAGGGCTGATCATCTGACTTCTCTGCTACCTAGCAGAGACTGCATGGCCTAGGGAAACAAAAAGGAAGTCCTTAAGGACCCCTCccctcatttattcttttattcatttgttaacaGGTAAGTTAccaagtgcctactgtgtgccaggaaatGTGTTAGGTGCCAGGGATACAGGTCCAACAAGACAGACAAGATCCCTGCCAAGTCTAGTAAGAGAAGAGTCAGaaacacatatatttattcaACGTTACAGTGAGTTCTCAAAAGAAAGGTATGGCAGGAGGTCTTATCTATTGGTCAAGCTACACTTCTGAAGGAATGACATTTAAATCAAGATCTGAGTGACAGAACAAAAAAGGAGAATGAGAGGTTGTgtgtgcaaaggtcctgtggtAGAAAAGATCTCGTTGTGGTGGGAGAACTGACAGAAGACTTGTCTGACTGAAGCTTCATGAGGAAAGAGAGGGGCAGAAGAGGTCTATGGAGAAGACAGGGGCCTTATTAGTCTGGGTTTTATTCTTAGGAAGTCAGGAAGCCTTTGGAGGGTTTAAGCAGTCACAGCACACGGCCTGGCTTAGGCTTTAAAAAACTCTCTCTGGCTGAGGCGTGGAGAGTGAATGAGGATGGGTCAGGGTAGAAGGAGGTAGCAGGTGTTAGGAAGCCACTACTGGAATTCAAATGAGAAATGGCAACTTGGAGTAAAGGGGTGGCCATGAAGCTAGTAAGAAGTGGGTGAGTTCTAGACATTCTGGAGGTAGGTCGAGCAGGGCCTGGGGATGGACtaaaggagagggagaagggcaACTCCCAGGTCTGTGGTTTGAGCAAATTAAGAggaggaggggacttccctggtgttccagcggTTAAGAGTCTgcactctcagtgcagggggcgtgggttcaatctctggtcggggaactaagatcccacacgctgtgtgCAGCAGCCAagagataaaaaaatataaaaataaataagttttttaaaaaaaggagaagagcGTGTGATGGATCAGGAGTTCTGTTTGGGTCCTCTtaaggagctggggctgccaggatGACATGCAGATGGAGATATCCAGGAGGCACTGGGGTGCACGAGGAGTTAGACTCTTGGGAAAAGAGTCTTGGCCCACTCAGATCCTGGCTGAGACACTGCCTGGCTCCGTGAGTCCTGGGCAGGTGGTATTATCTTggtttccttgtttttaaaagaaggatCACACCATCTGCTGTATATATGTCCAGGCTGTTTAGGGAATTTGAAAACACCTGTCACTTGGGTGTCTAGAAAGCACATGGTTCTAGACTGCCCAGCCCTCTGGAAGGGCAATGTGTTGGTCATTCACTCCTTGGCCAGTTGACTGCCAGGTACAGAGATGAACATACCGGGGCACCCTCCCAGGGCAGGTATAGGTGGGCAACAGAAtggtgtggggggggtgggtgaGGTACCCTGCTTTCCTGGGGCTGACAGCATAAGAGGGAAGAGGCTTCACTGCAGAAATGCCTCTGACCATGAAGGATGGAGACAGGGTAGCACCTAGCAAGGCCTCAACGCAGGAAGAGCCTGGAAGCTCAGGAAAGGAATCAGGGAGTTGGGGAAGAGGGATGGGAGCTGAGGCCCCTGCAtccccttccctgcctctctGGTTCCCCAGAAAACCAGGGGTTTAGGACACATACTCCTCTCCCTGGGAGCTGCAGGTGGCTCCTGGGCAGAAGTCAGGATGGGGTCTCTTGGTATCCTTTCAACCATCTCTCAGGAATCTTTGGAGAAGTGCTAGCCCTGGGCCAGGGGCAGTGGTTTAGTGGCTCTGGCTACAGGGCTTGAGTACAACTCctcagagagacaggaagagagcGGCCAGCTTGGAGAATGGGCAGCACCCCAGTCAGCACTCTTCATGATCAGAACAACTGGACATCGATGCGGAGGGCTAGCTGGAGGCCCCAGGAAAGGGGATGATGGGTTCTTTCAGAGTCTAGCAGAGCCAGCCTGGGAGCCCAGGGGTTCCTACTGCAAAAGGAAGGAGCTGGGGATCCCCAAGCCTCCTGGGTTCAGGTCTCAGGCTGTGTGTGGTCTGTCTGGGGCCCTGGGGCAAAACTCTGTCAATGAGAGAACTTGGGACCCTCAGGCTGGCAGCTCCTCCAGGCCTGGCTCTTTTCTGGGCCCCAGGAGGCCCAGGCTGGGCAGGGTGTGGGGGCGGGTGGATAGGGCTCTGACCTCCATTCTGGCTGTCTGCCACAGGTGATCTTGGCGCTCTCAAGCCATCTGGGGGCTGTGGAGTCGGAGAAGCAGAAGCTGCGGGCCCAGGTGCGGCGCTTGGTGCAGGAGAACCAGTGGCTGCGCGAGGAGCTGGCGGGGACGCAGCAGAAGCTGCAGCGCAGCGAGCAGGCCGTGGCCCAGCTCGAGGAGGAGAAGCAGCACTTGCTGTTCATGAGCCAGATCCGCAAGTTGGATGAGGACACCCCCCCCAACGTAAGCCCCGGTGTGGCCACTGCAAGGCcactgcggggggtggggggcaggtccAGGACCAGGGGAGGTGCCAGGGAACAAGTGCAGTTCCCACCCAGCCTGCTGACCCCTGGGCTGCCCACATTCCCTGACGCTcatcctgtctccctccccaggaGGACAAGGGGGACGTCCCCAAAGACTCTCTGGATGACCTGTTCCCCAGCGAGGAGGAGCAGAACCCAGGTGCGGAGGGGCGGCTGGCTTTGGGGGTGGGAAAGGAAGACTGGGTGAACCAGTCCCTGGGACCCAGAGGTCACAGGAAACGAGGTCTGACTGAGTGACCACCAGGTGCTTCCCTGCCTCGTTTCTGATCATAACATCCCAGCATGAGCACTTAAAAGGCTGGCTTTACCTGTTGCTTTTCTCATCCCCTCAAGTTCCGTGAGGAGCAGGAATCACAATTCAGAGCCCTGGAGCCGCCCGGCCCGGGTGCGAGCCCTGACTTGCATTCTTTGCTCTGTGACCGCTGGTagagtttcttttcttctcccagcCTCCCCCGAGGGTTAAAGGAGGACGCACGCACAGCGCTGAACCCCAGGCTGGAGCCCCGGGCCAGTGCTGGCCTTGCTCATGTTTCCTGTGCCAATCAGAGCCTCCCTTCTGCAGATGAGGTGGCGGCCGCTCCTCTCGAGGGCGAGGCGGCTTGCTCTGGGCCACATGGCTTGAAGTACTAGAGCTGGGCCTCCACCCCCTCTTTCTGTGGCTTGCCTGGACCCTCTCTATAGATGCGGAAAGTGAGAGAGGGTgacagtgacttgcccagggccacGGGTGTGATCAGTCAAAGCTGCCCCCCAGCTCAGGGGGTACATCTGGCCTCCCCTCCTTGGCTTTGCAGCCCCCAGCCCTGGAGGAGGCGATGTGGCCGCCCAGCATGGGGGCTATGAAATCCCGGCCCGGCTGCGCACCCTGCACAACCTGGTGATCCAGTACGCCTCCCAGGGCCGTTATGAGGTGGCCGTGCCCCTCTGCAAGCAGGCCCTGGAGGACCTGGAGAAGACGTCGGGCCACGACCACCCGGACGTGGCCACCATGCTGAACATCCTGGCGCTGGTCTACCGGTGAGGCACCCCCCGACCACGGTCACCTGTGGGAGCACTCTTCCTGGGGATGACAAAGCACTGGTGCCTGCAGTGGGCCAGGACTCGGGCTCCACTAGGCAGCTAGCTGGGTGACAGAAGGATCTTGTCCCCAGAGAGGGCTGAGCCCACAGCAGGGCTTGAGCTACAAATCATGCCTCAGTCTAGTGCGGGAAACGGGCTTGGACATGACTGGGGAGGGGGCAACATACAAGCGCGCCAGGCACAGCCTCTCCAACACCAAGGCTTGAGGCGGGCCTCTGGTGAAAGTGGAGTTTGCCCAAAACGTAAGGGGATTGGAGAAGGTTTTGTTGGCAGAAAGAGCAGCAGGAGCAGAGGCCCTGGGGAATAGACCACAAGGAACACTGAGCACGAGGCAGTGAGGGCAGGGCATGGGGGGGGTCTGGCTCATACCCCAGCACTGCATGTGCTTCCTGCCCAGAGCCCCCCAAGCCGGAGGGCAGGGGCTGACCATGTTTCTCAATGCCCTGGGTCATACCCCCATCGTGCTCACTCATCAGAACAGGCAGAAGGAGTGACCCCAGGGATCTGGGGAGGAGGGCCTTGGGCTGGAGGATACCATTCATCAGCTCACACCTGCCCCTAGGGACCAGAACAAGTACAAGGAGGCTGCCCACCTGCTCAATGATGCCCTGGCCATCCGCGAGAAGACTCTGGGCAGGGACCACCCAGCTGTGAGTGAGgcttcctccctgcccctctgtAGCTCCCAGGTCCCAGCAGGGCCCAGGTCACGGAGCCTCTGTTCTCCCCTCCTCTAGGTGGCTGCAACACTGAATAACCTGGCAGTCCTGTATGGCAAGCGGGGCAAGTACAAGGAGGCTGAGCCCCTGTGCAAGCGGGCGCTGGAGATCCGGGAGAAGGTGGGAGTAGGCAGCGCAGGGCCGGCCAGGTGGGCTGGGGGTGCCCCTAGGCTGGCTCTGAGCCCAGCCACTGGTTCCTCTGGTGCTAGGTCCTGGGCAAGTTTCATCCAGACGTGGCCAAGCAGCTGAGCAACCTGGCCCTACTGTGCCAGAACCAGGGCAAAGCCGAGGAGGTGGAATACTACTACCGGCGGGCGCTGGAGATCTATGCCACACGCCTTGGGCCTGACGACCCCAACGTGGCCAAGACCAAGAACAACCTGGTGTCCTGGGCTGGAgggggcctggaggaggggggaggaggggaaaagaCTCAATTCCTTCCATCCTGCTCACCTCTGGGCCCTGCCTCTCCAGGCCTCCTGCTACCTGAAGCAGGGCAAGTACCAGGATGCGGAGGCCCTGTACAAGGAGATCCTCACCCGCGCTCACGAGAAGGAGTTCGGCTCTGTCAGCGGTGAGCAGGGCTGCCGGGGGCTCACCCAGTGCAGACCAGCTCAGCCACCAGCATCCACGGCAGACACCTCGGCTGGGCAGGCCTCGCACCAGGTGTCTGGCTGGTCCGCAgccatgtgtgtgcacacgtgagCACACGCCCCCCCACTGGCACAGCCTCCAGGGGGCTAGATCCATGCGATGCCCTCCCTGTGCACACCTGTGCCCTCAGCTTTGAGCCTCTACCCCTTGCTCTACTGGGCAACACATGCTCAGTGGGAGGGCCCAGCCCAAATGTCTTCCCCTCTGGGAAGCCACCTTCCTGGCTCCTGACAGTCAATCACTTCCTGCTCTCGGACCCCTTCAGCCCAGCCCATTGCTCAGGCCTAGCACCATCTCGGGCCAGGGTCCTGAAGTCTGCAAGGGTCTGCTCACCGAGACCCCCCAGGCATAAGCTCCTCAAGCACAGGCCTGGGCCAGACTCCTCTATTCCAGGAGAGGGTCAGTCATGTTTGGGGTCTGTTTCTTGTCCGTTCATTCATCCAATGAAGGCCAACCCTGGTTCTTCTTGAGTGCCCCTGACCGCCCCCACCCAAAACCCAAAAACCCCAGTCCTGTGTCCAGCCCACCCAGGAGAGGCCTACATGAGAGGCTGTCCTTCTCCCTCGGCAGGGGACAACAAGCCCATCTGGATGCACGCAGAGGAGCGGGAGGAGAGCAAGGTAGCCccatggggcagggctggggtgggtaTCCGTGGAGAGAGGGCAAGGTGGGCAGTATGCTGGGGGCCCTTCCACCTCCCACGTTTCTCTCCCCCAGGATAAGCGCCGGGACAGCACCCCCTATGGGGAATATGGCAGCTGGTACAAGGCCTGTAAAGTAGACAGGTGAGGAGCACAGAGAGGCGGGAGGGGGGCGGCATCATGGGTGCACGCCAAGGCCAGGCTCCACACACCATACTGCTCAGCCTCGGAACACACACTTCCTCTCTGTCAGCTCATCTTTCCAGGCCCAGGTCACAGCCCACCTGTCCCAGAAAGGCTCTGTCCTCCAGGGAAAACCTGATGATCTCACTCCCGGGGTTCCCAGCTTTCAGTCCTGGGGGGCAACATCCCACTTAGGGCCCTGAAGGGATCCCCCAAGATAGAGGTGAACCCAGACGAACCTCCACCAGGGCCCTGTCCACCAGAGGGGTTCCATTTTGGTTGGCTGGAGGCTCCTCAGGGCCAGTGGGGGCTGGGTGTCAGGGTGGGCCCTGATTCCTGGGGGCACGGAGTCAGAGACTGCCCTGCTCCCCATCTGCAGCCCCACGGTCAACACCACCCTGCGCAGCCTGGGGGCCCTGTACCGGCGCCAGGGCAAGCTGGAAGCCGCGCACACGCTGGAGGACTGTGCCAGCCGCAGCCGCAAGCAGGTAGGGCGACAGACACAAGGGGTGTGGGCAAGGGCCCGTGTGGCCCGATGTGTGATCCAATTGGGGCCCCTTGCTCACCTGACATGCCCTGCCCCTGCTCAGGGCCTGGACCCCGCAAGCCAGACCAAGGTGGTGGAGCTCCTGAAGGATGGCGGCAGCGGGCGTGGAGACCGCCGTGGCAGCCGAGACGCGCCCGGGGGTGCGGGGACTCGGTCTGAGGCTGACCTCGAGGAGGCAGGGCCTGCTGCCGAGTGGAGTGGGGTGAGTCCAGCGGCTGGCTGGCCCAGGGGGCTGTGTAGCCAGTGAGGCAGAGACGAACCCGTCGGCCTCCCTGCAGGATGGCAGCGGCTCCTTGCGGCGCAGTGGCTCCTTCGGGAAGCTTCGGGATGCCCTGAGGCGCAGCAGTGAGATGCTGGTGAAGAAGCTGCAGGGGGGTAGCCCCCAGGAGCCCCCAAACCCCAGGTGAGCCCTCCACCCTGGTGAGTCTCTCAAGAACCCACCCAACAACCTACCAACCCCAGCTGAACTCTGGACCCAGGGTGAACTCTGTCTCACTCAAGCCCCATTCCGCCCCTGCATCAGCCTGCCTTCCAACCGACCCTTCCCCGTCCTCCCTGAGTTCCTCTGTGGGCAAATCCTGACTGCCCTTTCCCCTCAGGATGAAGCGGGCCAGTTCCCTCAACTTCCTCAACAAGAGCGTGGAAGAGCCAGTCCAGGTACGGGTAGGTAGTGGTCAGCACCTGGCAGCTGAGGCCCCAGCCTCGGGCCTGCATGAGTACCTGCCAAGCTGCTCAAGCCTGTCTGTTCATCCCGCAACACTTCCGGTCTTGTCTTCATCCCAGGCCTGGCCGGACCCTGGGGAAACGTGAGGGAAAGCTGGGTGCTGCCTATGAGTGGCCAGCAGCAAACACAGTGACtgtggaggtgggtgggagtgTCAGGGCACCAGGGGCTCTGGCTGTCCAGGCCCCTTGCGGCCAGGGAAGCACAGCCTGGCAGCAGCAAAGGCTGAGCCACCTGCCCCTCTGCCCACAGCCTGGAGGCACAGGCCTCTCTGACAGCCGCACCCTCAGCTCCAGCTCCATGGACCTCTCCCGAAGAAACTCCCTCGTGGGCTAATCCTGAAGGGGCAGCCATTCGCCAGAGCCTCCACCGGCActgtccccaccccagccctgcgcATGGGCCTGCTGCTTGCCCTCCTGTCTCTTCCAAGGACCCCTATTTTTTCTGTTCAATCTCAGGGTAACCTTCTCCCTTTATCATCTTAGACTGAGCCCTGGAGGCTGGGCCCGCCCGCTCCAGCTCTCCCCCTTATTTATTCCTTCCAGCAGGGCCTCTCTTCCCTAGGTTCAGGGCCAGCAGAGGGGTTGGGCAGGGTCTCCAAGGTAGAGAGACTCAGTGGCCCGCTCTCCGCAGACCCGCGATCCAAGAACACTAAGCACCTGCGGTCccttcagcacccagccttcCCCGGCCGTTGCTTCTGTATATAGAGAAATAAGTTATTTGGCCGCACCCCTCCCCTCCGTCCTTGGTACTATCcagcctcccctcaccccacccttcTCTAGTGGTACCGCCCAGGCCTTAATCAACCCCATTCCGCGCGGTGGTATCTCCCTGGTTCCACATCTCAGGGGCGGCGCCTCCCCAAAGGGTTCCCTGGGCCTTCTCGCGTTCCTCCCGGCCTCCTAGGGGTGCGCCCGGACCCGCCATCGCCCCGTGTCCCAGGACGGAAAGCCTGCCCTATACCCGTCCTCTCCCCGCCGGGCCCTGCCCTGCAGCCGGGTCTTATGCACTGCCCTGCCCGCCCCGCCCAGGCCCGGCCTGACCCCGCCCCGGGCACCGCCCACAGAGCCATCCTACCACGCCTCCTCCCGCGTCTGCAGCTTCTTGAGACCGGCAGTGATGGCCCTCAGTGGCAGGAGGGCTGCCCCAGTTGGAAAATGAGGCTGTCGCGCTCTATTTTCAAATGTTGCTGTAGAAATAAAGACGGTTTGACTCTGAGCCGGGCTTGTTTTGGGCGGAGGCCGAGAGCTCCTAATGTCTTTACGTCTCTAGGTTGGGAGTGGGGTCGGGAGAGGCTG from Budorcas taxicolor isolate Tak-1 chromosome 25, Takin1.1, whole genome shotgun sequence encodes the following:
- the KLC2 gene encoding kinesin light chain 2, with translation MATMVLPREEKLSQDEIVLGTKAVIQGLETLRGEHRALLAPLVAHEASEAEPGSQERCVLLRRSLEAIELGLGEAQVILALSSHLGAVESEKQKLRAQVRRLVQENQWLREELAGTQQKLQRSEQAVAQLEEEKQHLLFMSQIRKLDEDTPPNEDKGDVPKDSLDDLFPSEEEQNPAPSPGGGDVAAQHGGYEIPARLRTLHNLVIQYASQGRYEVAVPLCKQALEDLEKTSGHDHPDVATMLNILALVYRDQNKYKEAAHLLNDALAIREKTLGRDHPAVAATLNNLAVLYGKRGKYKEAEPLCKRALEIREKVLGKFHPDVAKQLSNLALLCQNQGKAEEVEYYYRRALEIYATRLGPDDPNVAKTKNNLASCYLKQGKYQDAEALYKEILTRAHEKEFGSVSGDNKPIWMHAEEREESKDKRRDSTPYGEYGSWYKACKVDSPTVNTTLRSLGALYRRQGKLEAAHTLEDCASRSRKQGLDPASQTKVVELLKDGGSGRGDRRGSRDAPGGAGTRSEADLEEAGPAAEWSGDGSGSLRRSGSFGKLRDALRRSSEMLVKKLQGGSPQEPPNPRMKRASSLNFLNKSVEEPVQPGGTGLSDSRTLSSSSMDLSRRNSLVG